A genomic window from Methanovulcanius yangii includes:
- a CDS encoding DUF2070 family protein produces the protein MSTQGNTALEGLSKYIFAAPEWPRSLGIMVLLGLFIDFSGYFAGTEYVISFGILGFGIFGYLIPALVAFILTKPLVEIFGQKITWNRSALLAMTCMVFQIIFSFLPLFFTERDVYPLLFAIAVSVVFSIRLITLLAIADSRVTRMLLPALIQSMAALAAGYFYFGFDLVLFALILHLLFAGGVLLFIWMVERPLRRNFDISALAFINAFIAHNTDGSKKLEEYFMEIGEDVYVPQASIFFRREGKEETILTVPNLHPGPMGEIGGGNLPAVLHSSLGPDSFVFHGCATHDFNLVSESEVPRLAEVVRESEKSAVFAATASVPRRYQVGSVQVLGQRFGDTLLLVSTRSPAKTEDLDFCIGLAIMSECHSWFPNVAFVDGHNCMVDVTEPVLPASLEAHEYYRVCAEAARDIASLPEYALEIGTSQVDVPFSREEGFGDLGIQVFVSRVDGKVMALILFDGNNVHQGVREEIIAEIGSIVDECEILTTDSHVVNTISGKNPVGFRVPVRDIIPYARKAVLMALDDLAPAEAAGATGWVEGITVFGSQRISQLASTVNAMLIYVAPLGVAILLFAFLLSLIAYILLLS, from the coding sequence ATGAGCACGCAAGGAAATACTGCCCTCGAAGGCCTGAGCAAATACATCTTTGCTGCTCCGGAATGGCCGCGATCCCTGGGCATCATGGTCCTTCTGGGTCTGTTCATCGATTTTTCCGGGTATTTTGCCGGTACGGAGTATGTGATATCCTTCGGGATACTGGGATTCGGGATCTTCGGGTACCTGATTCCGGCACTCGTTGCGTTTATTCTTACCAAACCGCTCGTGGAGATATTCGGGCAGAAGATCACCTGGAACCGTTCCGCGCTTCTGGCGATGACCTGCATGGTCTTCCAGATCATTTTCAGTTTCCTGCCGCTCTTCTTTACCGAGCGGGACGTCTACCCCCTACTCTTCGCGATAGCAGTGAGTGTCGTCTTCTCGATACGCCTGATAACCCTCCTTGCGATCGCGGATTCACGGGTGACGCGGATGCTTCTTCCTGCGCTTATCCAGAGCATGGCGGCACTCGCGGCGGGATACTTCTATTTCGGCTTTGATCTGGTCCTGTTCGCCCTCATCCTTCACCTGCTGTTCGCCGGGGGGGTGCTGCTGTTTATCTGGATGGTGGAGAGACCGCTTCGGAGAAATTTCGATATCAGCGCACTGGCGTTCATCAATGCGTTCATCGCCCACAATACCGACGGGTCAAAGAAGCTGGAGGAGTATTTCATGGAGATCGGCGAGGACGTCTACGTCCCGCAGGCGAGCATCTTCTTCCGGCGAGAAGGGAAGGAGGAGACGATTCTCACGGTTCCGAACCTTCACCCCGGACCTATGGGGGAGATCGGCGGGGGGAATCTCCCCGCGGTTCTCCACTCCTCCCTCGGGCCGGACAGCTTTGTGTTTCATGGGTGCGCCACGCATGACTTCAACCTCGTCTCGGAGAGCGAGGTGCCGCGTCTTGCAGAGGTTGTCCGTGAATCGGAGAAGAGCGCGGTCTTTGCAGCGACCGCATCCGTTCCCCGGCGCTATCAGGTCGGTTCGGTGCAGGTGCTCGGGCAGCGGTTCGGCGATACGCTGCTTCTCGTTTCGACCCGGTCGCCAGCCAAGACGGAGGATCTCGACTTCTGCATCGGGCTTGCGATCATGTCGGAGTGCCATTCGTGGTTTCCCAACGTGGCATTCGTGGACGGGCACAACTGCATGGTCGATGTGACCGAACCGGTGCTTCCCGCCTCGCTCGAGGCCCATGAGTACTACCGCGTCTGTGCGGAGGCGGCACGGGATATTGCGTCCCTGCCGGAATATGCGCTCGAGATAGGGACGTCGCAGGTGGATGTTCCCTTCTCCCGCGAGGAAGGGTTCGGCGATCTCGGCATCCAGGTATTCGTATCACGGGTGGACGGGAAAGTCATGGCCCTCATTCTTTTCGACGGCAACAACGTCCATCAGGGTGTGCGGGAGGAGATCATCGCGGAGATTGGCTCCATCGTCGATGAATGCGAGATCCTCACGACCGATTCGCACGTCGTCAATACGATATCCGGCAAGAACCCCGTCGGCTTCCGCGTGCCGGTCCGGGATATCATCCCGTACGCGAGAAAGGCGGTCCTCATGGCCCTCGACGATCTCGCCCCTGCTGAGGCGGCCGGGGCGACCGGGTGGGTCGAGGGCATCACGGTCTTCGGGTCGCAGCGGATCTCCCAGCTCGCAAGCACGGTCAACGCCATGCTCATCTACGTCGCCCCGCTGGGAGTCGCCATTCTCCTCTTCGCGTTCCTGCTCTCGCTGATTGCGTATATCCTGCTGTTGTCGTGA
- a CDS encoding carbohydrate kinase family protein yields the protein MIAVVGHTAIDHIFSVPVLPERHGSTFITRHTVYYGGGAANIAAGIARLGGEAELISAVGGDFPGSKYETWMNELGIRRRLFMVGDERTATCYLYNDADGDQMTFFEWGASSAFATAEAPALDMVHLATADPSFNVRVAERGSFVSFDPGQDLLRYSKEDLEAIIANTDILFANRHEVRGMCTTMGITKDALFAQVPRAICTMSGDGSFLIEGGERRFVPAIPVGLADPTGAGDAYRAGFLTALSGGYDALTAAKVGTTAASFVVEVTGCQTNLPTWETMGARYREHFGALPAPGE from the coding sequence ATGATCGCAGTCGTTGGCCACACGGCCATTGATCACATCTTTTCCGTTCCGGTGCTGCCGGAACGCCATGGCTCGACCTTCATTACGCGGCATACGGTCTACTACGGCGGAGGCGCCGCCAATATTGCTGCAGGGATAGCGCGTCTGGGGGGGGAAGCGGAGCTGATTTCAGCGGTCGGTGGAGATTTTCCCGGCAGCAAGTACGAGACGTGGATGAATGAACTGGGCATCCGCCGCCGCCTCTTTATGGTAGGAGACGAGCGGACGGCTACCTGTTATCTCTATAATGACGCAGACGGGGACCAGATGACCTTCTTCGAGTGGGGGGCCTCCAGTGCGTTTGCAACGGCCGAGGCGCCGGCGCTCGATATGGTGCATCTGGCAACGGCCGACCCCTCCTTCAATGTGCGGGTGGCGGAGAGAGGGAGCTTCGTCTCCTTCGATCCGGGTCAGGATCTGCTGCGCTACTCGAAGGAAGATCTCGAGGCCATCATAGCAAACACCGACATTCTCTTCGCCAACCGGCATGAGGTGCGAGGGATGTGCACCACGATGGGCATCACCAAGGACGCGCTCTTTGCGCAGGTGCCGCGTGCCATCTGCACGATGTCGGGAGACGGCAGTTTTCTGATTGAGGGTGGAGAGCGGCGTTTTGTCCCCGCCATTCCCGTCGGGCTGGCCGATCCCACGGGGGCGGGGGATGCCTACCGGGCGGGCTTCCTGACCGCTCTTTCAGGGGGGTATGACGCCCTCACCGCCGCGAAGGTCGGCACCACCGCGGCCTCCTTCGTGGTCGAGGTGACGGGGTGTCAGACGAACCTTCCGACCTGGGAGACGATGGGGGCCCGGTACCGCGAGCATTTCGGTGCGCTCCCGGCGCCAGGTGAATGA
- a CDS encoding DUF555 domain-containing protein, with protein sequence MSDYLITMEAAWVIRDVYTLDDAIGIAISEAGKRLNPSAKFVEIESGMTICPFCEQELAKALIVGNIALVGLTLEMKVFKAETEEHAARIAKSVVGKALRDIPLKVLEVEKI encoded by the coding sequence ATGAGCGATTATCTCATCACCATGGAAGCAGCATGGGTGATCCGTGATGTCTATACACTGGACGATGCCATCGGCATCGCCATCAGCGAGGCAGGAAAGCGGCTTAACCCGTCGGCAAAGTTTGTTGAAATCGAATCAGGGATGACCATCTGTCCCTTCTGCGAACAGGAGCTTGCAAAGGCCCTTATTGTAGGAAATATCGCCCTTGTCGGCCTCACGCTTGAGATGAAGGTGTTCAAGGCCGAAACCGAGGAACATGCGGCGAGGATTGCAAAATCCGTCGTGGGCAAGGCACTCCGGGACATTCCTCTCAAGGTCCTGGAAGTCGAGAAGATATGA
- a CDS encoding nitroreductase family protein, which translates to MDSSDFLSFLSTRSSVRDFSDEPLTEEQIASILRCAGTAPSAGNRESWDVIIVTDEGLREDLSDAAFQQEHVMAAPVILVVCANYVRSMSQYGERGILYAIEDASIAATYMMLAAHAGGMHSCWTGAFDEEGVSEILGLPPHIRPLVLLAVGKGTLPPVRTGRMPITDHVHENIW; encoded by the coding sequence ATGGATTCCTCTGATTTCCTCTCATTTTTATCGACCCGTTCATCAGTACGTGACTTTTCGGATGAACCCCTCACCGAGGAGCAGATCGCATCGATTCTCCGGTGTGCGGGGACTGCACCCTCGGCGGGCAATCGGGAGTCATGGGATGTCATCATCGTGACGGATGAGGGGCTGCGGGAGGATCTCTCGGATGCCGCCTTCCAGCAGGAACACGTGATGGCAGCGCCTGTGATCCTCGTCGTATGTGCCAACTATGTGCGGTCCATGTCCCAGTACGGGGAACGAGGCATCCTGTATGCCATCGAGGACGCCTCGATTGCCGCGACCTACATGATGCTTGCAGCGCACGCCGGCGGGATGCATTCCTGCTGGACCGGCGCATTTGACGAGGAAGGAGTCTCGGAGATCCTCGGGCTGCCTCCTCACATCCGGCCTCTTGTCCTTCTTGCGGTCGGGAAGGGCACGCTCCCCCCGGTTCGTACCGGCCGTATGCCGATTACCGATCATGTGCATGAAAATATCTGGTAG
- a CDS encoding DUF5350 domain-containing protein, with protein sequence MGKTGSTKWTQIKSVTGQIRLVPEKETNYKKPGPNQRFKTGTQLKRALRATQDDSRGRGGRGGRGARGRGRGPENDPRFRRRMRRSAASIKGSK encoded by the coding sequence ATGGGCAAAACCGGATCCACAAAATGGACTCAGATTAAGAGTGTGACGGGACAGATCAGGCTGGTCCCCGAGAAGGAGACGAACTACAAAAAGCCAGGTCCCAACCAGCGGTTCAAAACCGGCACACAGCTGAAAAGAGCACTGCGTGCAACACAGGATGACAGCAGGGGCCGTGGCGGCCGTGGCGGTCGCGGGGCCCGCGGTCGTGGTCGTGGTCCCGAGAATGATCCGCGCTTCCGCAGGCGCATGCGCCGCTCGGCAGCATCGATCAAGGGAAGCAAATAA
- the gatE gene encoding Glu-tRNA(Gln) amidotransferase subunit GatE: MDYETLGLKAGIEIHQQLDTREKLFCHCPTVLRDIGERNEEFFRYLRATVSEMGEIDRAAREEMMVMRPFTYYAYDTTCLVEHDEEPPAPLNPEALELALTMARMMGMTAVEQVHVMRKLVIDGSNTSGFQRTALVALNGMLPAGARIESLCLEEEAAQRVEGVTFSLDRLGIPLVEITTAPDMHTPEQVREVAAYIGMLLRSTGRVKRGLGTIRQDVNISIREGARVEIKGVQELALIDEVVRREASRQVNLVAIRDELLGRNASIDEQTHEVTALFAETGSAILKRAKYIGAVCLRGFAGCVGREIQPGRRLGSEMSDYAKKCGVGGLFHTDELPAYGVTAEEVDTLKSALGAGEEDCVILVADTKKKALCALAQIQRRARMALEGVPEETRKMLEEGSTAYMRPLPGAARMYPETDVLPVPVSPGYVAGLCVPELLTAKEDRFVAEMGLDPALAHQLAFSAQVGLFEDVVCAGVKPNLAARTILATLRELSRDGVAVEAVGDDDVLAVLLEVENGSVAKEAIPDIFRAVAGGMNVRAAVESVAPGISEDELLSIIRTILSERVDFVQEQGMRSVGPVMGVVMKEVRGRADGKKISDLLKKEIQGML, translated from the coding sequence ATGGATTATGAGACACTCGGCCTGAAGGCGGGCATTGAAATTCACCAGCAGCTCGACACCCGTGAGAAGCTGTTCTGTCACTGTCCCACGGTGCTTCGCGATATAGGGGAGCGAAACGAGGAATTCTTCCGCTATCTCCGGGCGACGGTCTCCGAGATGGGGGAGATCGACCGGGCGGCCCGCGAGGAGATGATGGTGATGCGGCCGTTCACCTACTATGCCTACGACACCACCTGTCTCGTGGAGCACGATGAGGAACCGCCCGCACCCCTCAACCCCGAGGCGCTCGAACTTGCGCTTACGATGGCACGCATGATGGGAATGACGGCGGTGGAACAGGTCCATGTGATGCGCAAGCTCGTCATCGACGGCTCGAACACGAGCGGGTTCCAGCGCACCGCCCTCGTGGCCCTCAACGGGATGCTGCCCGCAGGGGCCCGCATCGAGTCGCTCTGTCTTGAGGAGGAGGCGGCCCAGCGGGTGGAAGGGGTGACCTTCTCCCTCGACCGTCTGGGCATTCCTCTCGTCGAGATTACGACCGCACCGGATATGCACACCCCCGAGCAGGTCCGTGAAGTTGCAGCCTATATAGGTATGCTGCTTCGGTCCACCGGGCGGGTAAAACGGGGCCTTGGGACCATACGGCAGGATGTGAACATCTCCATCCGCGAGGGTGCCCGGGTCGAGATTAAGGGTGTACAGGAGCTCGCTCTCATCGATGAAGTGGTGCGGCGCGAGGCGAGCCGGCAGGTGAACCTCGTCGCGATACGGGATGAACTGCTGGGGCGCAATGCATCGATTGACGAGCAGACGCATGAAGTGACGGCACTCTTCGCCGAGACCGGGTCCGCCATCCTGAAGCGGGCAAAGTACATCGGCGCGGTCTGCCTGCGCGGGTTTGCCGGATGCGTGGGAAGGGAGATCCAGCCCGGACGGCGTCTGGGAAGCGAGATGTCCGACTACGCGAAGAAATGTGGTGTCGGCGGCCTTTTCCATACAGACGAGCTGCCGGCGTACGGGGTAACGGCGGAGGAGGTGGACACCCTGAAGTCGGCACTCGGCGCCGGGGAGGAGGACTGTGTCATTCTTGTCGCAGATACGAAGAAGAAGGCACTCTGTGCCCTCGCGCAGATCCAGCGCCGTGCACGGATGGCACTGGAAGGTGTCCCTGAAGAAACCCGCAAGATGCTTGAGGAGGGGAGTACGGCCTACATGCGTCCGCTCCCGGGAGCAGCCCGGATGTATCCCGAAACGGATGTGCTGCCGGTACCGGTGTCCCCGGGATATGTCGCAGGGCTTTGCGTTCCGGAACTTTTGACGGCAAAGGAGGATCGTTTTGTTGCGGAGATGGGGCTCGACCCTGCCCTTGCCCACCAGCTTGCCTTCTCTGCACAGGTCGGGCTCTTCGAGGACGTCGTCTGTGCCGGGGTCAAACCGAACCTGGCTGCGCGGACGATTCTTGCCACTCTTCGCGAACTATCGCGCGATGGTGTTGCGGTCGAAGCCGTCGGTGACGACGATGTGCTCGCCGTCCTCCTTGAGGTGGAGAACGGTTCTGTTGCAAAGGAGGCAATTCCGGATATCTTCCGGGCTGTTGCCGGGGGTATGAACGTCCGTGCCGCTGTCGAGTCGGTTGCACCGGGCATCTCCGAAGATGAGCTCCTTTCCATCATCCGCACCATCCTCTCGGAGCGCGTGGATTTCGTTCAGGAGCAGGGGATGCGTTCTGTCGGCCCGGTAATGGGCGTTGTCATGAAGGAAGTCCGCGGCCGTGCCGATGGCAAGAAGATCAGTGATCTGCTGAAAAAAGAGATACAGGGAATGCTGTGA